CAGCCGGAGATGGCCGCCATGGCGCTCATTCGAACCGTTCCGCCCGGCGCGGAGCCGCTGACGCTCGCCGACTGCAAGGCGCATCTGCGCCTCGCAGCCGACGACGAGGACGAGCTGCTCGCCGGCCTGATCCGCGCCGCCCGCGAGGAGGTGGAGACGCAGACCGGCGTCGCCATGATCGACCAGGACTGGCGGCTCGTACTCGACGCCTGGCCGGCCGGAGGCATCGTGCCGCTGACGCGCCATCCGGTGAAGCAGGTTCTTTCGGTGACCCTTCGCGGCGCCGACGGCGAGGCGACCGTGATGGATCCGGCCGGCTACCGGCTCGACGGACTGTCGCGGCCGGCACGGCTGTGGGTGGAGACGAGGCCGGCGCCCGGTGCGCCCCTCAATGGCGTCGAGATCGATTTCCGGGCCGGCTTCGGCGAGGCGGGTCCCGACGTGCCGGACGTGCTGAAGCGCGCCATGCTGCTCCTGGTGGCGCACTGGTACGAGTTCCGCGCCGCATGGGGCACGGATGACCGGCCGGTGTCCATTCCCGAAGGGTTCCGCCGCCTGACCGACGGCTGGCGGAGACGGCGGCTGTGATGCCCGTCCGGCGGATCGATCCCGGCCGGCTGCGTCGGCTTCTGACGCTGGAGGCGATGACGCCCGTGCCCGACGGCGCAGGCGGCTTCACCCAAAGCTGGACGGCCCTCGCCACGGTCCACGCGGCGCTGGAGCCGGTGGCGGCGGCGCCGCGCTTCGGAGCCGACCAGTCGCTGCCGATCGTAACGCACGTCGTGACGCTGCGCGCCCGCGCCGACATGCGCAGCGGCATGCGTTTCGCAGCCGGCGACCGCCGGTTCTCGATCGAAACGGTGCATGATCCGGACGAAACGGGGCGATTCCTGATCTGCCGCGTGCGGGAGGAGGGACGATGAAGATCGCGTTGCGGGTGACGATGAACGGGCTTTCGCGTACGCTGATGGCGCTGGCGCACGACCGTCTGGAGGCGTTCGATCCGGGCCTGCAGCAGCCGCGCGATCGCAACGCGGCGGTCCGGCGGCTGGTGGCGCGCAGGCGCCGCCGTCGCCGCAAGGGAGGGAGCGATGGGCGGCTCGGGGCTTGAACTGCAGAAGGCGATCTTCGCCGCGCTGTCGCAGGATGCGCAATTGTCGGCGCTGACGGGCGGAGCGCGCATCTTCGACCGGGTGCCGGCCAGTACGCCGTTTCCCTACGTCACCTTCGGCCGCACCAGCCTCTACGACTGGAGCACCGGCACCGAGAGCGGCGTCGAGCAGCTGTTCTCGCTGCACGTCTGGTCGAAGGCGCAGGGCAAGGCAGAGACGCTCGCGATCCTGGAGCGCATCAAAGCCCTTCTCGACGACCGTCCGCTGCCGCTCGATGGTGCAGCGCTGGTGTCGATGCGGCTCGAGTTCTCCGAGGTTCGCTACGACGAGGATCTGGCGGTGCACCACGGGCTGGCGCGGTTCCGGGCGCTGGTGGAGGTGCTGTAAGGGGCACGGGCAGGCCCGGTCATCCCCGTGATCCGTCCTGGCGCCTCCGGATCGAACCGGAGATTTCGCCGAGTCGTGCCCGCGTTGAGCATAGCGTCATCCTGTGGCAGGTCTTCGTCGGGTGCAGCATCGTGCCCGGCCAAGGAGAGCAGCCATGCCGGAGCTTCTTCCCAACGCCGTCCTGATCGGCATCGTCACGGCGCTGTCGGTCGTCGTGCTGCGCCAGCAGGCCAGGAAGCCGCGTCTGTCGATCGTAATGCTCGTGCTGATCGGCGCGGCCGGGGCCTATGTCGCGACACCCGCACTGTACGCTCTCGCCGATGCATGGCGTGCGACCGCCTGGCTGCCGGCTCTTCCTGTCGTGACGTCGGGCCAGCTGTTCCTGGGGGCCTGGGCCGGTTTCGCCGTGCTGTTCGTCGCCAACAGCAAGGCCAGGCCGACGCGTGTGCCGCTCTGGGCGGGGCTGCTGATCGGCGGCGCGGTGGCCGTGCTGGTGCCGCCGCTGCTCTACGCGGTGACGGGCGTCCACCAGCGCCCGTCTCTGCGCGACGACGTGAATCATTGCACGCGCGGCATGAAGGGTCAGGTGCAGCCGCGCGAGGCGACGAACGTCTGCGACGAGCCGATCACCGTGGGGCTGTGCATGCCGGGCGAAGTGAACCCCGCCCCCTGCGCGCAGAGCTTCACCATCGGCCCCGGCGAGACCGCCCGCTTCGATCCGGGCGATGCCGCGCTGTCGTCGCTGCCCGGCAATCCCGGCGGCCTGACCGTCGTCGCCTGCCGCCCGCCGGCCCGTCCGTCGAGGATGGGTACGGCCATCGGGCGGGGGTATGAGGGGGTCTGCATTCCGGGTGCATGAGGGTGCAGGTCCGGCAGCAGGGCTGCGCCGTGTAATTGTCGGAACGCTCCGGTATTTTGAAGTATCTTGCGCACCTCAGGGTTGTCTGATATGTTTTTCGCGTGTGAGGGGACGCACGCGATGAAGGTCTACGGCGGGAGATACTTGCAGAGGGAAGATCTCGTCGATCTCGGGGTTCGGTCCGTCGGCGCAAACGTTCGCGTTCACGAAAAGGCCATTCTCGTCGACGTCGAGAGGATGGAATTCGGCTCGAACGTGCGCATCGACGCTTTCTGCGTGCTGAGTGCCGCGGGTGGAAGCCTCAGGATCGGCAGCTATGTCCACATCGCGTCCCATGCCGACATCTATGCCGGCGCAGGCGTCGTGCTGGAAGACTTTTCCGGTCTGTCCCAGGCCGTGCGGTTGTACTCGGTCTCCGACGATTATTCCGGCGAATGTCTGACGAACCCGACCGTGCCGCATGCCCTGCTCGTCCCCAAGGCCGGTTGCATCCGCATCGGCCGCCACGTGATCGTCGGCTCGGGATCCGTGGTGCTGCCGGGTTGCAGCATCGGCGACGGCAGCGCGGTCGGCGCTCTGTCGCTGGTGAACCGCAGCCTCGATCCCTGGGGCATCTATGCCGGTGCGCCGGCGCGAAGGATCAAGGAACGGTCCAGGAAGCTCCTGGCCGCTGAAAAGTCCCTGACGGTGGCGCGGGAGCCGGCGCTGACGTAGCCGTGCCGGCCGGGGCGGTCGCGGCCCCCCGGGCAGGACGATGCCGGGCAGTCGCCCGATTTCCGGCTGCCCGCGCGTCGGCGGCCTGCGGTACATGCGCTGTCAGCGGCTTTCGCCTGAGGCCAGCGCCCCCATGCAAGGCGTCGGGTATATCGGCCGCCACCCCCACCCCTGACCCCTCCCCGCAAGGGGGAGGGGAATGCGCGCGCCTTCGATGACCGTGCCGCGGATCGCCGTCCGGCGCTTCGCTACGACGATCTCCCCTCCCATCCATCACCACGAAAGGAGTGCGCGCATGGTTGCGCAGAAGGGCAAGGACCTGTTGCTGAAGCTCGATACGACGGGCGCGGGCGGGTTCGTCACCGTGGCGGGGCTGCGGTCGAAGCGGCTCGCCTTCAATGCCGAGACGGCGGACGTGACCGACGCGGACTCGGCCGGTCGGTGGCGCGAGCTGCTGGCAGGCTCGGGGGTGCAGCGGGCGTCGGTCAGCGGCGCCGGCATCTTCAAGGACGCGGCCTCCGATGCGGCGATCCGCACGCGCTTCTTCGGCGGCGAGATCGCGGCCTGGCAGGTCGTGATCCCGGATTTCGGGACCGTGGAAGGGCCGTTCCAGATCACGGCGCTCGAATATTCCGGCAACCACGACGGCGAGGTGACGTTCGAGATCGCGCTGGAATCGGCCGGACCGCTGGGGTTCGCGGCATGACCCACGCCAATGCGAGACGCGGCGAGATCGTCGCCGAACTGGACGGCAGGCGCATGCGGCTCTGCCTGACGCTGGGCGCGCTGGCCGAGCTCGAAGGCGCCTTCGCGGCCGAGGACCTGTCGGCGCTGGTGGCGCGCTTTTCGTCCGGCCGGCTGTCGGCGCGCGACATCGCCCGGGTGATCGGGGCCGGCCTGCGCGGGGGCGGTGCGGCCGTGGCCGACGAGGACGTCATGGCGATGACGACCGAGGGCGGCGCGGCGGGCTTCGCGGCGATCGTCGCCGACCTGCTCGCCGCAACCTTCGGGGCGGCGAAGCCGGCCGCTGCCGACGAAGGCGCGCCGGGCACCGCCGGTCGCGATGCCCTCGGCGGAGACGCCGGCGCAAACCCTCGCTAGCCGCATCGCGCACGGCGATCCCGGCGCCCGAGCCCTTCCCCTGGGAGGCGGCGATGGCGGCGGGGCTCGGCGCGATGCGGCTTTCGCCGCAGGCCTTCTGGGCGATGACGCCGCGCGAACTGGCGGCGGCGCTCGGACCCGGAGCGAGCACGCATGGCGCACCGCGGCGCGACGACCTCGCTGCGCTGATGCGGCGCTTTCCGGATGGGCCGGAGCGGGCCTGATGGGGTCCCGACCCGGAGGCCGCCCGCCCCCGTTCATCCCGCCGCCATCGACGATTTCCCCACCCTTTCCGACCATCGCGAGGACCGACCATGACCGAGGGACCGGAGATCTCGTTCGAGATCGATACCAGTGCCGTCGACAGGGCCCTGTCGAACCTGACCGCGCTGTCCGACAGCTTCGGACGCCAGCTGACGCAGGGGTTCGCCAGCGCTGTGGTGCAGGGCAAGGCGCTGGAGGACGTGCTGCGCCGGATCGGGCTCAACCTCGCCGGCATGGCGCTGAGCCAGGGCCTGCAACCGCTGAGCAACCTCGCGGGCTCGGCCGTCTCGTCGATCTTCGGCGGGCTGGCCGGTCTGCTGCCCTTCGAGAAAGGCGGCGTGCCGGGGCGTATGACGCCCTTCGCCGACGGCGGCATCGTGTCCGCGCCGACCTACTTTCCCGCCGGCCGCAACATCGGGCTGATGGGGGAGGCGGGTGCCGAGGCGATCATGCCGCTGTCGCGCGGACCGGACGGGCGGCTCGGAGTCTCGGCGGGCGGCGGCGCCGCGCCGGTGAGCGTCGTCTTCAACGTCTCGACGCCGGACGCGCCGTCCTTCCGCAAGTCGGAGGCGCAGATCACCGGGATGATCGCGCGGGCCGTGGCGCGCGGGGCGCGGACGCTGTGAGCCGGGACGGTGCCGGCGCCATGAAAGCGGGGAGCAGCCGATGAGTGGATTCGAAGCCTTTCACGAGGTGCTGTTCCCGGTCGCCGTCTCCTTCGGCGCGACCGGCGGGCCGGCGCGGCGCAACGAGATCGTGCTCCTGACCTCCGGGCACGAGCGGCGCAACGCCCGCTTTGCCGATTCGCGGCGAAGCTACGATGCCGGGACCGGTCTGCGATCGCTCGAAGACGTGCACGACGTCGTCGCCTTCTTCGAGGCGCGGCGCGGCTCGCTGCACGGCTTCCGCTTCCGCGACCCGTTCGACATGAAGTCGTGCCGGCCGCACGAGACGCCGGCGGCGACCGACCAGCCGATCGGCACCGGGGACGGAACGTCTGCGGTCTTCCAGCTGTCGAAGACCTACGGGGACGGTGCCGACGCCTATCGAAGGCCCGTGGCCAAGCCGGTGGCCGGCAGCGTGCGGGTCGCGGTCGAGGGGATCGAGCAGCTGGCCGGGACGCAGTTCGGCGTCGACCACACGACCGGCGGCGTGACCTTTGTGGCCGGCCATGTGCCGGTCGGCGGAGCGGCGGTGACGGCGGGCTTTGCCTTCGACGTGCCCGTGCGCTTCGATGCCGAGCGGCTGACGGTGAGCCTCGCAGGCTTCCGCGCCGGCCAGATCCCAACGATTCCGCTGATCGAGATCCTGCCATGAGCGACATCCCCGAAACGCTCGCAGCGCATCTGGCGCGGGAGGTGACGAGCCTGAGCCACTGCTGGCGGGTGACGCGGCGCGACGGCACCGTCAGCGGGTTCACCGACCACGACCGGCCGCTGACGGTGGCGGGCACGTCCTTCGAGCCGCAGAGCGGCTTCACCGCGAGCGAGGCGCGCGAGACGCTGGGGCTTGCTGCCGACACGGTGGAGATCGAGGGCGCGATCAGCGCGGCGACGATCACCGCCGACGACATCGCCGCCGGCCGCTGGGACGGTGCGACGGTGGAGACGCTGCTGGTCAACTGGCGCGCGCCGGACCAGGCCGGGACGATCCGCACCCAGACGGTGGGGCGCATCACGCGGGCCGACAACCGCTTCGTGGCCGAACTGGACGGACCGGAAGCGGCGCTCGACCGGATCGGCGGACGCTGGTTCCGCCGCGCCTGCGACGCGGAGCTGGGCGACGAGCGCTGCGGTGTCGACCTCGACGATCCGGCCTTCAGCGCCGACGGAACCGTCGCGGCGCTCGTTTCGGCCGATACGATCCGGGTGGACGGCCTCGACGCGTTTCCTTCCGGCTGGTTCGCGGAAGGGCGGCTGACGGCGACGAGCGGGGCGTCGACCGGGGCGACGGTGCGGGTGCTGTCGCATCGTGTCTCGGGCGAGGGGACCGACCTCGTGCTATGGCGCGACGACGCCGGCCTGCCGGTGCCGGGCGACGGTTTCACGGTCGTGGCGGGCTGCGACAAGCGCTTTGCCACCTGCAAGGCGAAATTCGCCAACCACCTGAACTTCCGCGGCTTTCCGCACCTGCCCGGCAACGACGCGGCCTATGGCTACGCGACCGAGGGCCAGGTGTTCGACGGCGCGCCGCTGGTGCCGTGAGGCTGCCATGACCCGACCGATCGACGAGGCGATCGTTGCCGAGGCGCTCGCCTGGACGGGCACGCCCTACCGCCACCAGGGCACGCGCAGGGGCGTCGGCTGCGACTGCCTGGGCCTCGTGCGCGGCGTGTGGCGGGCGGTCTATGCCGCCGAACCGGAGGATCCCGGAGTCTATGCGCGCGACTGGAGCGAGGCGGGCAAGGGCGATCCGCTGATCGAGGCGGCGCGGCGGCACTGCGCCGAGAAGCCGCTGGCCGCGATGGTGCCCGGCGATCTGCTCGTGTTCCGCTGGAAGCCGCACTACGCGGCCAAGCACGCCGGAATCCTGGTCGCGCCGGACCGGTTCGTCCACGCCTACGAAGGCCATGCGGTGACGGTGTCGCCGCTTGTGCCGCAATGGCGCCGCCGCATCGCCGGCGTCTTCGCCTTTCCCGAAAGACCGGAGGAATGAGACGTGGCCACCATCATCCTGCAGGCGGCCGGCGCCGCTCTGGGCGGCCTGCTCGGCGCGACCGGTGCCGCGATCGGCACGGCGGCGGGCGCGATCGGCGGCTATCTGATCGACCGGGCGCTGATCGACTCGACGCGGCGCATCGAGGGGCCGCGGCTCGGCTCCGCGCAGGTGCTGACGGCCGAGGACGGTGCGCCGATGCCGAGGCTCTACGGCACGGCGCGGCTGGGCGCGACGCTGATCTGGGCGACGCGCTTCGAGGAGGCGAGGGAGACCAGCCGCCAGGGCTCGAAGGGCGGGCCGAAGGTGACGAGCTATTCCTATTTCGCCAATGCCGCCTTCGGGCTGTGCGAGGGACCGGTAGCGGCCATCCGCCGGGTCTGGGCCGACGGCCGGGAACTCGACCTCGACGCGGTGACGCTGCGGCTGCATCGGGGTACGGAAGACCAGCTGCCCGATCCGCTGATCGAGGCGAAGCAGGGCATCGGCAACGCGCCGGCCTATCGCGGCACCGCCTATGTCGTGTTCGAGCGGCTGCCGCTCGACGCGTTTGGCAACCGGCTGCCGCAGCTGCAGTTCGAGGTGATCCGGCCCATGGGCGGGCTCGGCGACAAAGTATCGGCGATGGTGCTGATCCCCGGCTCGACCGAATTCGGCTACGCGCCGCAAGCGGTCCGCCACAAGCGCCGCAAGGGTGAGGACACGATCGTCAACCGGCACGTGCTGCATGCGGCGACGGACTTTTCCGCCTCGCTCGACGAGTTGCAGGCGCTATGCCCGAACCTGAAGCACATCGCCCTGGTGGTGGCCTGGTTCGGCGACGATCTGCGCGCGGGCGCCTGCCGCATCCGTCCGGCGGTGACGGATCGGGACGCGCCGGCCGTCGCGGCCCGGTGGCGGGTCGGCGACGTGACGGGCGATGCGGCGCCGGTGGTCTCGCAGGCCGGCGGGCGCGCGGCCTATGGCGGTTCGCCGTCGGACGACTCGATCGTGGCGGCGATCGGGGAACTGAAGGCGCGGGGCCTTGCCGTCACGCTCTATCCCTTCGTGATGATGGACGTGCCGGCCGGCAACGGCCTGCCCGACCCGCATGGCGCGGCCGAACAGGCGGCCTATCCCTGGCGCGGCCGCATCACCTGCCATCCGGCGGCCGGCCGGCCGGGCAGCGTCGATGGGACGGCTACGGCGCGCGCGCAGGTGGACGCCTTCTTCGGCACGGCGACGCCAGGGCAGTTCTCGCTTGCCGGCGGGCACGTGCACTTTTCCGGCGGCGGAGCCGACTGGGGCTATCGCCGCTTCGTGCTGCACCAGGCGAAGCTGGCCGCGCTGGCCGGCGGCGTCGACGCCTTCCTGATCGGCTCGGAACTGCGCGGGCTGACGACGGTGCGCGGCGCGGCCGACAGCTACCCGGCGGTCGAGGCGCTGTGCGACCTCGCGGCGGACGTGCGGGCGATGCTGGGGGCGGGAACGAAGCTCACCTACGGCGCGGACTGGAGCGAGTATTTCGGGCACCAGCCGCAGGACGGCTCCGGCAGCGTCTTCTTTCACCTCGACCCGCTGTGGGCGCACGGGGCGATCGACGCGGTCGGCATCGACGCCTACATGCCGCTCGCCGACTGGCGCGACGGCGACCATGACGGCTCGAACCCGGACGGTGCCGCAGGTCCGAGCGATCCGGCCGCACTGCGGGCGGCGCTCAGCGGCGGCGAGGGCTACGATTGGTTCTACGCCGACGACGCAGACCGCCGTGCACGCATCCGCACCCCGATCGCGGACGGCGCCCATGGCAATGCCTGGGTGTTCCGCTTCAAGGACCTCTGGAACTGGTGGGCGAACCCGCATTTCGACCGGCCCGGAGGCGTGGAGGCGGCAGGCCCGACCGCCTGGACGCCGGGCGGCAAGCCGATCTGGCTGACGGAACTCGGCTGTCCGGCGATCGACAAGGGACCGAACCAGCCGAACGTCTTTTCCGATCCGAAGTCGAGCGAGAGCGGCCTGCCGCATTTCTCCCATGGCGGGCGCGACGACCTCGCGCAGCGCCGTTTCATCGAGGCGCACCTCTCCTTCTGGAATCCCGCGGCGCCGGGTTTCGCCCCGGAGGCGAACCCGCTCTCGCCCGTCTATGGCAGCCGCATGGTCGACCCGCAGCGGATCTACCTCTGGGCCTGGGACGCGCGGCCCTTCCCGGCCTTTCCGCTGGCTTCCGACGTCTGGGGCGACGGCGGCAACTGGCTCGCCGGCCACTGGCTGAACGGAAGGCTGGGCAACCCGTCGTCCGGCGACCTCGTCGCGGCGATCCTGGCGGACCACGGCCTGGACGCGGGCGAGACGGACGGCGCGAGCGCCTGGGCGAGCGGCTACGTCATATCCGAACCGACCTCGCCGCGCGCGGCGATCGAGCCCATCGCCGACCTGTTCGGGCTGTCGCTGCGCTTCGAGGACGGCCGCGTGTCGGCACGGCGGCGAGGAGCGGCGTCGGGTCCCGCGCT
The nucleotide sequence above comes from Aquibium microcysteis. Encoded proteins:
- a CDS encoding head-tail connector protein, giving the protein MALIRTVPPGAEPLTLADCKAHLRLAADDEDELLAGLIRAAREEVETQTGVAMIDQDWRLVLDAWPAGGIVPLTRHPVKQVLSVTLRGADGEATVMDPAGYRLDGLSRPARLWVETRPAPGAPLNGVEIDFRAGFGEAGPDVPDVLKRAMLLLVAHWYEFRAAWGTDDRPVSIPEGFRRLTDGWRRRRL
- a CDS encoding phage head closure protein, translated to MPVRRIDPGRLRRLLTLEAMTPVPDGAGGFTQSWTALATVHAALEPVAAAPRFGADQSLPIVTHVVTLRARADMRSGMRFAAGDRRFSIETVHDPDETGRFLICRVREEGR
- a CDS encoding DUF3168 domain-containing protein; the protein is MGGSGLELQKAIFAALSQDAQLSALTGGARIFDRVPASTPFPYVTFGRTSLYDWSTGTESGVEQLFSLHVWSKAQGKAETLAILERIKALLDDRPLPLDGAALVSMRLEFSEVRYDEDLAVHHGLARFRALVEVL
- a CDS encoding acyltransferase — protein: MQREDLVDLGVRSVGANVRVHEKAILVDVERMEFGSNVRIDAFCVLSAAGGSLRIGSYVHIASHADIYAGAGVVLEDFSGLSQAVRLYSVSDDYSGECLTNPTVPHALLVPKAGCIRIGRHVIVGSGSVVLPGCSIGDGSAVGALSLVNRSLDPWGIYAGAPARRIKERSRKLLAAEKSLTVAREPALT
- a CDS encoding phage major tail protein, TP901-1 family, which encodes MVAQKGKDLLLKLDTTGAGGFVTVAGLRSKRLAFNAETADVTDADSAGRWRELLAGSGVQRASVSGAGIFKDAASDAAIRTRFFGGEIAAWQVVIPDFGTVEGPFQITALEYSGNHDGEVTFEIALESAGPLGFAA
- a CDS encoding gene transfer agent family protein, whose product is MTHANARRGEIVAELDGRRMRLCLTLGALAELEGAFAAEDLSALVARFSSGRLSARDIARVIGAGLRGGGAAVADEDVMAMTTEGGAAGFAAIVADLLAATFGAAKPAAADEGAPGTAGRDALGGDAGANPR
- a CDS encoding rcc01693 family protein is translated as MAAGLGAMRLSPQAFWAMTPRELAAALGPGASTHGAPRRDDLAALMRRFPDGPERA
- a CDS encoding phage tail tape measure protein, giving the protein MTEGPEISFEIDTSAVDRALSNLTALSDSFGRQLTQGFASAVVQGKALEDVLRRIGLNLAGMALSQGLQPLSNLAGSAVSSIFGGLAGLLPFEKGGVPGRMTPFADGGIVSAPTYFPAGRNIGLMGEAGAEAIMPLSRGPDGRLGVSAGGGAAPVSVVFNVSTPDAPSFRKSEAQITGMIARAVARGARTL
- a CDS encoding DUF2460 domain-containing protein; this encodes MSGFEAFHEVLFPVAVSFGATGGPARRNEIVLLTSGHERRNARFADSRRSYDAGTGLRSLEDVHDVVAFFEARRGSLHGFRFRDPFDMKSCRPHETPAATDQPIGTGDGTSAVFQLSKTYGDGADAYRRPVAKPVAGSVRVAVEGIEQLAGTQFGVDHTTGGVTFVAGHVPVGGAAVTAGFAFDVPVRFDAERLTVSLAGFRAGQIPTIPLIEILP
- a CDS encoding DUF2163 domain-containing protein is translated as MSDIPETLAAHLAREVTSLSHCWRVTRRDGTVSGFTDHDRPLTVAGTSFEPQSGFTASEARETLGLAADTVEIEGAISAATITADDIAAGRWDGATVETLLVNWRAPDQAGTIRTQTVGRITRADNRFVAELDGPEAALDRIGGRWFRRACDAELGDERCGVDLDDPAFSADGTVAALVSADTIRVDGLDAFPSGWFAEGRLTATSGASTGATVRVLSHRVSGEGTDLVLWRDDAGLPVPGDGFTVVAGCDKRFATCKAKFANHLNFRGFPHLPGNDAAYGYATEGQVFDGAPLVP
- a CDS encoding NlpC/P60 family protein codes for the protein MTRPIDEAIVAEALAWTGTPYRHQGTRRGVGCDCLGLVRGVWRAVYAAEPEDPGVYARDWSEAGKGDPLIEAARRHCAEKPLAAMVPGDLLVFRWKPHYAAKHAGILVAPDRFVHAYEGHAVTVSPLVPQWRRRIAGVFAFPERPEE
- a CDS encoding baseplate multidomain protein megatron, whose product is MATIILQAAGAALGGLLGATGAAIGTAAGAIGGYLIDRALIDSTRRIEGPRLGSAQVLTAEDGAPMPRLYGTARLGATLIWATRFEEARETSRQGSKGGPKVTSYSYFANAAFGLCEGPVAAIRRVWADGRELDLDAVTLRLHRGTEDQLPDPLIEAKQGIGNAPAYRGTAYVVFERLPLDAFGNRLPQLQFEVIRPMGGLGDKVSAMVLIPGSTEFGYAPQAVRHKRRKGEDTIVNRHVLHAATDFSASLDELQALCPNLKHIALVVAWFGDDLRAGACRIRPAVTDRDAPAVAARWRVGDVTGDAAPVVSQAGGRAAYGGSPSDDSIVAAIGELKARGLAVTLYPFVMMDVPAGNGLPDPHGAAEQAAYPWRGRITCHPAAGRPGSVDGTATARAQVDAFFGTATPGQFSLAGGHVHFSGGGADWGYRRFVLHQAKLAALAGGVDAFLIGSELRGLTTVRGAADSYPAVEALCDLAADVRAMLGAGTKLTYGADWSEYFGHQPQDGSGSVFFHLDPLWAHGAIDAVGIDAYMPLADWRDGDHDGSNPDGAAGPSDPAALRAALSGGEGYDWFYADDADRRARIRTPIADGAHGNAWVFRFKDLWNWWANPHFDRPGGVEAAGPTAWTPGGKPIWLTELGCPAIDKGPNQPNVFSDPKSSESGLPHFSHGGRDDLAQRRFIEAHLSFWNPAAPGFAPEANPLSPVYGSRMVDPQRIYLWAWDARPFPAFPLASDVWGDGGNWLAGHWLNGRLGNPSSGDLVAAILADHGLDAGETDGASAWASGYVISEPTSPRAAIEPIADLFGLSLRFEDGRVSARRRGAASGPALALEALVQPDEGATVTAVRAPDHALPGEVIVAFRDPLSDHEAGSARRRRDGAADPGQERLGFAGCLEPPVAEALAADWLKRRWREREEIAFSLPAGERRVRPGALVRLPAAFGADDLVVTEIDEGLVRQVKAVRVDRLAPARIAPTLGDAAHETAPPLAAPALHLIDLPLTSGIDEPWRELRIAAWARPWRSQIVQVSPEDSGFEQRTTLPDAARLGELTGPLGPGVAGRFDRGTTIDVSLSGGALQSISALQQLNGGNAAAILSQSGAWEVVQFATAEEVAPEEWRLRGLLRGQLGTEDAMRSGAAEGAPFVLLDGAVPSAGLKPAEAGLSLNWRVGPAGAELESDVFAVETATGGLRAAQPLSPVHLRATWTVGGDLALTWIRRGRIGADGWDADEIPLGEEAEAYLVEVRTSGGTMKRSAETTAPAWTWDSAAITADFPGGGPAVVTVRQRKRPGGLAGLPATLTVGLP